GGAGGAGCAAGTGATTCCCCTAGTTTGCAGTTGCTTTAACTGCTTTCTCAGCTGCATCATCTAGATCTTCTGCAGTTATCAATGTCATTCCACTCTCCTACAGATACATTAGTGGtcaggaaaaaaatttcaatcagCTGATATCTTTAATTCCTTTTAACTTCGCAAATTTTCCATAGATAGAATAAGGTCTCATGGATAATCAGATAGCGGAGTTGGACTAGAAAGCAGACCAGGTTTCACATTTACCTTCAAAATTCTCTTCCCTTGATCCACATTGGTGCCTTCAAGACGAACGACCACAGGTACTTTCAAATCAACCTTCAAAACAAACCCCAACAAATGCTCTTGTCACTTTTACAGCAATTATTTTCTAACAAGGACACAATTATTAATTATGCCAAATTTAATTGCCACAAAGTTAATCCAAGCACCAATTTATACCATAACTTTACTTCTCAATGCTGGAATTGGAACTTACAGAAAAAGATCCATCTTATTAATCAAGTTGAAGAGAACCATGGTATACATGCACACGAGTACCCAAATCAATTGAATGCATATGCAATATATCACCTGTTTGGCAGCATTGACGATCCCACTTGCAATTACATCACATTTCATGATCCCTCCAAAAATGTTGACCAAGATAGCTTTCACCTTCTCATCAGATGTCAATATTTTAAATGCCTCCACAACCTGCTCACCATAAGCAGTAAATATCAATAAGAGCAGATACGAATCCATACTTTTAAGGGTATTACCCATCCTTGATGCACATGCTTGAGCTTCACTGTAATGGAAGACAATGCCTTTCATGATATTCCACAAGGAAAGCCACTAACAGCCACACaatgaataaaaagaaaaaatctagTGGTAGTAACATCAACTACTACATGATCCACCAACATTTTGGCCGTTCTTCTTTAAAATAAAACTTGTACATGGAAAGAGAATTTGGATAGGCTAAAGTGTAAAGTCATTTTTGGGCTGGGCTGTCTGAATTTGACCATTGGCACTCTTAACTTAGAGCTGAACACCATGATGCTTCATATGAACATATCAAGATATTAAATTCTTATGCATATGCTGAATTTAGTACACATGGTCAAGCAAACATGTATTCCGCAAAATATCTAGATGCATGACAGACTCCATTATGTTGAGGACTGCAAGATGGACTACCACTATTGACATATTTAGGGGCCTTCACCTCTGCTGAGGATTGTTAAACTGAACCCTcactctctctttttgttttttttgagggggggggggggaatttggGGTGGGTGGGGAGGGGGTGTACTTTGTTAAATTGAACTTTTCTATGGTGCTTTGGTCCAGCTGGGATTGTTGGGGTCTTTAGAAACAAAGAAGGGGAGATCCTATTGGTCTTTTCTGGTCCAACAAGGAGAGCAGACTCTGCTACAACAGAGTTGAAGGAAACTAGTAAAGGTTTAGAGATTGCCATTTCTAAAGAGTGAGGGAAAATTTCATCGTTGACGGAACTTGGCTGTGACAAGTCGATGGATGAAGTCCCTCTTCGGAAGTCCTTGAAAATAGCTTCATCTGATCCACAAAGCTAGATCACCTCTAGCTCAAGGAACTCTCTCCATCATGGAGAAAGAGATCAGCTAATTTAGTGGCAGACACTTTAGCTAGAGGATGGGACTCCACGGAatctttttatttgaaaaaaacctcttattatgtaattagtttctccttttcctttccaTCTTCCGTTATGTAAGCCTTGgcctttcttcttctgcttgatttTACCTCCTTCTATCAATAAATTTTGTTActtatcaggaaaaaaaaaaaaacagattttatgTTTTTCAAATGCAACACATTACCTGGCCTTCTGAGGCATTCCCACCAACATCTAGGAAATTGGCAGGAGTTCCACCATGCAACTTAATAATATCCATTGTAGCCATTGCCAATCCTGCACCATTAACCATGCAACCGATTTCTCCATCTAAACCAATATAGTTCAAATCTGCTTTGGCAGCAGTAACCTGTCAAAAAATGAAGAGCATCATAACAAGAAATTCAAAACTAACAAGTTAATGATCCTCGTCCCACCCTCCCCACaactattttgagttttttttttctaacccTTAATTAAATCTTTCTTGCTTGCTCTTTCCCCAATATGTGAATAACATCAAGTAGGGggattcacccaaaaaaacatcAAGTAGGGGGGACAAAGTCTTAGGCCTACAAATCTCCCAAGAAAATTCACAGATTGACCAACAGAACCTCTCAAAACTTCAGCTGAAGATGAAAATAACATCTTTTGGCACAAAAGCAGATTCTTTACAGTTTTGTATCATAATTTATACAACAAAATCCTATGATTACCCCTCCCCAGGAAAAATTGCTGAGAACAATAAGTTCAGCCTAAGGGAACAAAAGATAACAGGAAACTACCATTGTAGTTTAATACAAGAGGTGTTGGCACCTTGCTGCCCCACAGTTTTGGAAAGACTTGcaacagccagattttggcaaTAAATTCCAAACTTCTATTCATACTTTGGTATTCTGACCACAGAACATGATATAGAAAAATTGCAAGCCATCTCCAAACTTTAAGTCAGCAGGGTCCTTGTCTTATATAGATCATTATATGAACGAAAAGAATACCTCCCGAGGGTCCTCCTGGGATGAATCACGAAGAGCAAATATCTCTTTATGGCGGAAAGCAGCATTATCATCAAAGTTCAACTTTGCATCAGCAGCTACCAACTGGTTATCAGATGTCTCGGCAATGGGATTGATCTGTCCAGGAAAAATCAGGCATACTGAAGCCAGCAACAAAGAGAATGGACAAATGGAAAAAACTTATGACCAGAAGAAAATGACCATTTGAATGTTGTTTGATAGAAATAAGTTTACATGCTCACCTCCAAAAGTGTGCAGTCAGAATCGCAGAAAAGTTTGTATAGCTTTTTCACTTGTTCTATGGCAGAATTTCTATCTGCTCCCTTGAGAGCCAAACCATCTACAACTTTAGCAGCATCTTCATCTGTGATACCCTCAAAAACGTCGATAGGAACCTGGTTGAAAACACATGATTAGATTACATATCTAAACATAATATGAGGGGggaaaaatcaatgaaaatgtCAGCAAATGCTGAGAGAAGACGTTAATAATAACCTTAATGATCATGTCAGGGAATTTCTCTGCAAGGTCTTCAATGCTGGTCCCACCTTTACTACAGGCAATAATGATCTGGAGAAGAAGACATGCACATACCACATAGAGTCATCATCATAAAACATCCATTTCTAACATGCAAGAAATAAAATCCTTCATGTGGAACTTACTAGGCAATGGTTTATAGTAAGAAGTGAGAGCAACGTACATCAtgaaaaaacacacacacacacaacatgaAGAAAAGGATGTGAAGGAAAGAGAATGAGGTAAACTTCATCAttgaaataaaaagtaaaattcAATGAAAGCAAACAAAAGTATAGTATTACATTTGGAACTTACCGGACCAGCAGTTTTACGGTCAAGAGTGATTGCAAAGTACATCTCATTGACAAGGGATAACTTTTCACACAAGTAAACCTGCAGAGAGGGAAAAAGTCTTTCATCGTAGGTCCTCCCACAACTGGTTTTTTTGAAACGTAAGTCGGTAAATACTTTCACAAAAATAGAAGTTAGAATATAAATTTTCAGTTCTTGGTGCAtacacaaagaaaacaacacTAAAACACAGTAAAATCCTAAGAAGAGCAAAGATACTTGGAATATATCTATATAGAAGTTCATCTTTTGTTATGCATGATATTTTATGTGATAATATTATGGAGGTTGATTTAAGTCCCATAAACCAAAGGTCCAAATCCCCAGCAGCATTGGCATACATTTATACTCCATATTGTTGCCCATATatgataaaaaaacaaatgaaaaggaATCCATTTCCTTTAACCCCTGACGTACCCAGAAAGTTGGAGAGAAAATATTTCTATCTGTAATCTATCCATCATAATTGTAATAAGAATAAAATCATGATCATCTCCTTCAAACAAGAGGCAAAACAGCTATTCAAAAGTTAGAACTGGCCAACAAAAACAGTAGGACATCAAAAGTACGGAAAGAGATTTGGCAATACACGCTAGAATCAAATCTTAATGAGTTTATTCAAAAAAGTTCAACAGCTTTGACGCAGGGCAGCTGCCGACAATTAATGCAAGGTGTAACAAGAAGCAGATAGGGGCAATGAATGGCAAACATGATCAGCAAGAAAACCAAGGAAATGAATCAGCCAATTCTCCTCTTGTCACTGCATCCTCCCCAACCTCAACCCCAACCTGGCTCACTGCTTCTTCCCATTCATTGCTTCCGCACATGTCATACAGTAGAAGGTAATGGTAAAATGAAAGTTAAAGTTGAAGGACAAAAAATGTTCAGGAAAAGATAGTAGTAAATTCTGGTGGGATGTCGACAAAAAAACTGTCACCAGATAAAGAAACAGTCCTAAAgaaaaggagagggggggggagaagaaccTTAACCTCTAGCCGTCCCTAACTCTTCCCACTGCCCCCTATGACTTGATCACTagactttattttattcttctaCACATAAAGTCAGAAACATTAATAAAGGGCTGAGACTAAAGTCATTAGGGCGGAATTTATAAAGGGGCTGGGCATATACTACTGATCCTTCAGTTTTCTGGATTCTAAAAAGAGACTTGGACAAAAGCTTGATTCTTCTTATCCCATTAAACATTTCTTCCCTGACCTTGCTAATGAAGAATTTGAATCCATTACCACACataaacatagttgtcaaagtgTCACCTAGGTGACGGCTTGGCGTCCGAGCAACTTGGTCACCTTGCGTAACACCTTGGGTTGTCTAGACGTCGTGataatagttgtcaaggcgtcacctaggcaccacctaggtgtccaggcggattactaggtgcctaggcggcTGCCACCTTATTGTAGGacgccttgcactggtttaattggtattgAACCAGGTttaggcacttatttatgccaaatatcatttaagacttaagatattattcataaataagtaaataccccctatttgaatccaataaaaatagttaaaaaatcaaattccaaaaggataaaaagtcaaccccccagttcaagaacaaaaactcgatttttagcggtaggtgaaatttttaactttctaatgttgtggtttttctcaaataaaaaaattccataaatcttagtatggtaaaacattgctaaaaattaaaaatatggtaaaatattcatttgttttgatatttaaaaaaacattttcattcagagtgattttggcAACATTCGGGCAcaccaaataaagtttgaccgaaacataactccttcaatataaatcagatttaagcaaaaaGTATAATgtataaaatcatttgaccaatcaaactcttagagaacaaaaacatttctctaaatcgagagcaggttaattacttattgataagatcatattttctaaaaatagtatcaaccaaatgtgagactaggtatgcctgaaaatgaccaattccaagaacttataaaccaaatgtatgttttgattgtttcaaacttccaataacttgcttcttcagttttgctgtcttctatttctatgttgattttttatgacttgatgtggtttaatattgatttttgatcaCTTGATGtaacttaatgttgatttttgatgacttgatgtagcttaatgttgattttttatgatataaggtacatattgtagcatactaaataatgttaaaaaagaggggaaataaaaaataacaattgagcgccttggtcgcctaggcaggcacattgtcgcctaagcgcttagacacccctccaccgccttgacaactatgctcatgACAACTATGCGCTTAAATGATATTTACAaaactcttctttcttcttctcctttacttttcttttttctttttttcccccttttttgaGAGCAAGCCCAATAAAACATTATTACTAAACTTTTCTTATAAGATTCATGATAAAGAAAAACCAGGTCCACACATGATACAGAGGACTATCCAAACTTCATGCTTGATAGTGTTTACTAGAAGCAGCAAAGAGATGGGATTCTTAAATAAATTATCCACaagaacaaataaagaaaagactaacCTTGCTAACGATTTTCCCTTGGGGCCCAGTTTGTTTGGTGACCAGTACCTGTCCAAGCATCTTCCCTGCAAACAATAAGAGCTGAAAAAGGTGAAAACTCTTCAAAATACAGAACCATCAAGCATGGCAAAAAGCTATCTACATAATATGCACCAAAAATTTCAGCCACACAGCATAAGACCCAAGTCTTAATTAAGATCAGAAATGTGATGCAAGTAGAACTTTTAAAGTCAAATGAGAAAGCTAGGATCAAGACTCTAGGAGAAACAACGATTTGTAATTTTTAAAGGGTTTGATCATTATTAAAATGGGTataaaaatggggaaaaaacaTGGTAGTTGATCCGGAAAAGCCTTGAATGAAACCCTGAGTGATATATGAAAATAAGTGCAACCGAAGGCCTTGgaaacttgtttttcttttcgatgtgttggaggaaatcatcagacataaaaaatgaatctaatcttcaccatttcaacaagttttgggGACTTACATTGTTCAAATCACGAATCAAAATAGAATTTGGGCGAAAAAGTGGTAAAGTTGCAGatctcttgtttttattttttttttatgcacaAATCTGTTTTCTTGTTACTTTTTTTGGTTATGCATCACTAGATTAGGTAAAAACAACTCAAATCCCCGCATCAAGctgatatatatttacatattgcataataaagagttttatgcttcaaaactctattttatatgtatcataagcacaTCCATGCATATCTTTAACGTATCTTGCATCTCTCTGGCACGATacaatacatctcttaaaatcaccccttcgattcgatacccgatatcgatacttaaatccttgactATATCCAACCAGCTGATTGACTGTTGTTGCTGTTTGGTGCGCTGTACTGAGACACTTGTTGTTGGTCTACAAAAGAGGTTTGACTGAGACAGTAACCAGAGCTATCACTTGCGTGGTTCAAGTCCTGCAACTGCTAATGACTGGGTTTTTCTGCTGCCTCTATGATTCCTTGTATCTCATATTCTGTTCAGGATCACTGAGGTATTTGAGAGTTGTCTTTCCCCATTCGAGACCTTCCATTGACCAAGGTTTTAGGACCCGGTTTCTCCCAGCCACGAAATCGAGTTATGCCAAGATCTCAGCGAGTTTATGTATTTTTTCCCATCAAGACTCAGTGGTGGATTTCGGTGGCCATttggccaagataggtcctgaaacttcacatccaccctattttaaccCTTCTAAACACAATTGAAACATtaatttttacaaattcaaacccaaaatggtactttgacttcggaacctaggttggtagtctacagcataggtgagctctaccctaggctattccacacaatatttaaaacacatataattaaagtagaggtgtaaaacaacttaattaagcattaggaattaaaaaccatcaaaccataaaccatttaagcattaggcatcatatattcataatcatacatggtgatggtttgACGGTTTGTTAAttattgttagaaacttggaaagagatatagattaaacaaatacaagtgcAAGGGTGTAACAAGTCCTACCATTTGAGAGTAGCTAGTACTTAAACGAGTTTCAGGCCGGATAATCAAAACAACCATGTTGTTGTTGATCAAGTTTCTAtgaaaaaatagttttttgagAAGTATTTTTTTACCTAAAACTGTTCTTGAGAAGAAATGCAGCTCCCTCTCTTGaatttgaagcttcaatcttcaatctccaagctttaatcttcagttgatgtGAGATTTACCAAAACCCTCACTTGGAGGTGATTTTCTTCACAGTAGAGTGAGAGAGGTGAGACAGAGGCGAGAAAAGGTCGAAATCTTGAGCGAAAATGTGCTTTTATAACTAAAGTTTTGGTCTGGTTCGACCGAGTCAAGTCGAGATCGAAACTTGAACCAAGATCTTGGTCGAGATAATGTAATACTTGCATATCGCCCTATGTTTCGACTCGAAAAACCACGAAACCGAGATCTtagagatctcggcgagatcttgtaCCATGCCATCGACACTAATCTCAACCTCATCTAATGGTTGGTTCTGCTACAAGTTAGTAAGTTACCAATTCTGTCCTTACTAATTCCATGCCTTTGATCCTATCTTCCAATCTGACCATCAATTTGATGTAATATTTGGAGGGATGTATCCAGCTATCAAACCCTACCTCAGACTCTAATTTGGTGTTGATCTGACCAGCAGTTAATTAGGTATTAGTTGTTGCTAAATCTGTCtccctactttctatttttattcttcctATTACAACCATCGATCCAACCCTTGGATCACCATCAAACTTTGGGGTACTATTCCTCTACCCTATCTGCCATTCGACCAGAACTTGGGCTTGATCTGAGCCTGGTTCCTTACCCATTAGTCCTCTTTTGTTGCAGGAATTCATGTCCTACAGTCCTACTTGTGGCTTGGGTTGACTAATTGCGGTTTTAGTAGGTCTAGCCCACATTAGAAAGCAAAAGTGCTTTAAGCTACTATGTCATAGTGtcgtaatatgggtataaggttcccttctattataaataaagagtggcTTTTTTAATATTGACACAAGCCAATTATTCCCCAAATcacatcatggtatcagagcgaggaTCCACCTTGAGTTTGGATCCAAACCCTAGTACCACCGCTCTCCCATCTAGTCGCATTACTGCCACTGTCCTCGGTGGTTAAATCCTTCTCCACTGAGGGCCTTGCCTCTGTTTTTGCTCTCTGGCCTTGAGCTATATGGCGTGAAAGACCTTGTTATTGTGTTGGAACCCATCTCACAAGAGCGTTTGGCACTATACTCTGGGTCTGGTTCTCAGTCTCGGGGTGGTTTTACACGCTCTAGTGATCATTCCACTTCTGAAAGGAACCTTTCAAGTGCGATTAATGTGGTAAAGAGTGTCATACGAAGGAACATTTCTGGAGACTTCATGGACGACCAACAACTTCATGTGGACATGTACATGGTCGATCCAACCAGGCTCATGCACACCACACAGAGACATTTGATGCGGCAGTGCTGCAACCATGGGTGCCTCTTTATCACATGATGAGCTGCTGAATCTCTGGCATCTGCTGACCAAGTTAGAGCCTTCATCATCCTCTCCATCATCTGCTGCCTCTATTGCCTCTGTCCCAGTCACATCGGATTCCAATTATACTTACTCAAGTATTCCGTTCGGTGGTCACTGTGCCTCAATTGTATCTCGTCCTTGGATAATCGACTTAGGCGCTACTGACCATATGACGGGTTCCCCCAATTTATTCTTTAAGTATTCTCCATGTTCAGGTAGAGAAAAAATCCAGGTCACTAATGGTTCCCTCTCCTCTGTATCTAGAAAGGGCTCTGTTCAATGTTCCTCCTTGTTATCTTTATCctctgtgttacatgttcctAATTTCTCTACTAATATTCTCTCTATTAGTTATCTTACTAAGGATTTGAATTTTAAAGTCATATTTTTTCCAACTCGTGTCTTTTAGGACTTGGTGACGAGGAAACGATTGGCAGTGGTAGAGTGCATGGTAGCTTATACTTGCTAGAAGATGGTCTTCCTTCAGAGTCAGAGATCACCAATCAGGCACATCAAATGGATTCTATTCAATCTGCATTATCTAAGTTACATCAGTGGCATCGGCATTTGGGTCACCCTCCACTTGGCACTTTAGCTAAAGTTTTTCCTAGTTATTTCAGTAGTGTAATCCAAATAATTTTTTCTGTGATGCTTGTGTCTTTTCCAAGCAAACCTGTAATGGTTATCCCAGTTCAGATAATAAAAGTACCACTCCGTTTATTTTAATTCATTCTAATGTATGGGGCCATGCCCTCTGTGCCTCTGTTTCTGGTTATCGctggtttgtcacctttattgactACCATACACGAACTACTTGTGTATTTTTTCTGCATCATAAAAATGAGGTTTTTTGCTGTTTTCAAATGTTTCACAGCATGATTCAGACACAGTTTGATGCCAAAATTAAGATTCTTCGAAGTGACAATGCTAAAGAATATATCCTTTCCAATCTTATCTTGGCGATCAGGGTATTCTACACCAAACCaattgtgttgatacccctgttCATAATGGCTTAGCAGAACGAAAGAGTCGTCATCTAATGGAAGAGGCTCGCTCCCTCATGTTTGAGAAGAATGTCCCTGCTCAGTATTGGAGTGAGACCGTCCTTAAagctgcctatctcatcaacAAGATGCCCACCTGGGTTTTAGATTTTCGTTCTCGCCTTGATGTGCTCCAAGGCTTTTCTTCATTCATCGTCCCTCCAAAAATCTTTGATTGTGTTTGCTTTGCTAGGAATCATCGTCTTCAcggcaaacttgaacctaggggTCTCAAGTGCATTTTTATTGGTTACTCGGCTACACAAAAAagatataagtgttaccatccaccttctcgtcgtGTGTTGGTAaccatggatgtggtttttcatgagTGTAAGGCCTATTACTCATCAtcggcacctcttcaggggcAGAGTGCTACACCTGGGGAAGATGTACCGATTGTCTTACCTCTTGACAGTCCGTTGTTTTAGAAGGATTCTTCTGTTGAGAAGGATGACCTTCTAGTTTAGGGGGAGACAAATGAAAGGGAGACAAGTGCGAGACCACTACAAGTTTATGTCCATTCTCAGAGACAGCAAGTAGATACCACCACCACTATGCCTACTCTACCCAGCCAACCACCATCCTCTGATCCAGGATCCATTCTGTCTGGTACTTGTTTCCCTTCTAGTGCTAatgatccttctcttgatttacctatgGCTGTTCGAAAAGGAAATAGGACTTGTGCCCAACACCCTATCTCACATGTTGTTTCATACAATTCTCTCCCCCTTACTATCGTGTTTTTGTgtcttccttgtcttctgtttctattcctcaaaaCTGGCAAGAGGCTCTGGCAGATCCACGATGGAAAGACGCTGtgattgaagagatgaaggcGCTTGGAAAAAATGAAACATGGGAATTTGTCTCTTCCTTCAAATAAGAAATCTGtgggttgcaaatgggtcttcatagttaaaaacagaaaatggaTGGAATAATAGACAATTAAAAAGCCAGGCTTTTTGCCAAAGGATTCACCTAGACCTATGGGAATGATTACTAAGAGACCTTTACTTCAGTTGTGAAAATGAATACTATTCGGGTTACCTTTTGTGCGCAGTTAACATGGGTTAGGAACTGCAACAACTTGATGGCAAGAATGCATTTATTCATGgtgagcttgaggaggaggtgtatatggagatTCCCTTAGGTTTTTCATGCAAGGAAACTCAAGGGAAAGTTTGGAAACTGAAACGGGCgctatatgggctgaagcaatcactCAGAGCATGGTTTGGACActttcataaggctatggtgTTAGTGGGATATAAACAAAGTAATGTTGACCATACATTGTTCATCAAGCAGTCAAGTGATTACATTACAATTTttagtatatgttgatgacattgttgtcaCTGGGAGTGACCCAACTAAAATATCCCAACCAAAGGCCTATTTGGGaaaggagtttgagattaaggatttgggaaaggagtttgagattaaggatttgGGAAAGCTATGGTACTTCCTTGGCATTAAAGTTTCTCGTTCCACACGAGGTATTTTCTTCTCTCAAGGAAGTATACCCTTTATCTCTTATCTGAGACCAAGATGCTAAGATGCAGATCTATAGATACTCCAATCGAGGCTAACGTCATCTCAAAAACAAGGATGGTGAACCAATTGATAGAGGCAAATATTAGAGGTTGGTTGATAGATTGATATATCTCTCGCATACTCTGCCAGACATAGCCTATGCCATGAGTCCGGTTAGTCAATACATGGACGATCCCTATTCCAAACAGTTGGATGTTGTGTTTCGTATCCTGCGGTACTTAAAGTCTGATCCAAGGAAAggtgttcttttctcttctcatgATCATATGTGAGTTGAGGCTTTTGCAGATGCGGATTGAGCAGGTTCACCTAATGATAGGAGGCCCACGAACCAGTTATGGTACCTTcgttggtggcaatcttgtcacccagagaagcaagaaacaagctATGGTAGCTGGGTCTAGTGTAGAAGCAGAGTTATGTGCTACGGTCCATGGTATCTGTGAATTATTGTGGCTTTAAAGTCTTTTACAAGACCTAGGTGTTCCCGTCCAGCtcccaatgatgttgtactgcaaCAGTAAATCAgtcattagcattgctcataatctAGTTCAGCGTGATAGGATGAAGCATGTGCATATTGACACTCGcttcattaaggagaagttgGATCAAGGTgttatttgtgttccctttgttaAGTATGTCGACCCATTAGCTGATGTTTTCACTAAGGGTCTTAGTAATAAGGTGTTTCATCCTattgtgtgcaagttgggcatgtgtgacatctatgcaccaacttgagaggGACTGTTGTAATATGGATATAAGGGTATATTCGTCCTAAGGGtatccttgtacctattctctTCTATTATAAAAAAACAGTGGCTGTTGTCATATGGACACAAGCCAATTATTCCCCAAATCACATCACATAGACATATTAAACCGTGTAAGGAACAGGTTCCTTAAATGCCACAGCAAGAAACCCATAATAACAAGATTATGACACAGATATGATTCTCAAGCATGATAGCTAAATTTGCAATTTGAACTAGAAATTAAGCAATAAGAT
The nucleotide sequence above comes from Telopea speciosissima isolate NSW1024214 ecotype Mountain lineage chromosome 3, Tspe_v1, whole genome shotgun sequence. Encoded proteins:
- the LOC122655878 gene encoding succinate--CoA ligase [ADP-forming] subunit beta, mitochondrial, which produces MVRGQLNKLVSGSLSVAGRWQQQQLRRLNIHEYQGAELMGKYGINVPKGAAVSSVEEARKAIQNVFPKENELVVKSQILAGGRGLGTFKSGLKGGVHIVKTNEVEDIAGKMLGQVLVTKQTGPQGKIVSKVYLCEKLSLVNEMYFAITLDRKTAGPIIIACSKGGTSIEDLAEKFPDMIIKVPIDVFEGITDEDAAKVVDGLALKGADRNSAIEQVKKLYKLFCDSDCTLLEINPIAETSDNQLVAADAKLNFDDNAAFRHKEIFALRDSSQEDPREVTAAKADLNYIGLDGEIGCMVNGAGLAMATMDIIKLHGGTPANFLDVGGNASEGQVVEAFKILTSDEKVKAILVNIFGGIMKCDVIASGIVNAAKQVDLKVPVVVRLEGTNVDQGKRILKESGMTLITAEDLDDAAEKAVKATAN